Proteins found in one Planococcus citri chromosome 2, ihPlaCitr1.1, whole genome shotgun sequence genomic segment:
- the LOC135834832 gene encoding uncharacterized protein LOC135834832: protein MVRSSLAILCVGFVALAAAQLADENGRSADGSSLTAVDLLQNIYNECLQEGSFSCVKPKVLAFLSTSMAKDKIRLTRDLTIVSSDSTQSPSSSIYNEVSKVSGLDADKKEELRLMALDKLDEFLHNHELRIRIPKEITTGELPSMVPKILTKNLPEEIKIPLTGSDSEASTGRSKKFLKRVVMPFLIGLKFKATTLIPLAFALIALKTWKAFTLALLSIVLSGAMVIFKFSKPKVNYEVIHYPQPVPVFDAHHHPHEYAHAHHIHEYAHAHGRQLDAQEMAYNGQL, encoded by the exons ATGGTGCGTTCATCGTTGGCGATACTTTGCGTCGGGTTTGTGGCTTTGGCTGCTGCTCAATTAGCCGAT GAAAATGGTCGATCTGCCGATGGAAGTTCATTGACCGCCGTCGACcttcttcaaaatatttacaatgAATGTTTGCAAGAAGGATCGTTCTCCTGCGTAAAGCCCAAAGTGTTGGCTTTCCTAAGCACGTCGATGGCTAAAGATAAAATTAGACTTACCAGGGACTTGACCATCGTTAGCAGCGATTCGACTCAATCTCCCAGTTCTTCGATTTACAACGAA GTATCCAAAGTCTCCGGATTGGATGCTGATAAAAAAGAAGAACTACGATTAATGGCGTTGGACAAATTGGACGAATTTTTACATAATCACGAACTACGTATCAGAATACCGAAAGAAATCACAACCGGTGAATTACCGTCCATGGTGCCGAAAattcttaccaaaaatttaccagaagagATCAAAATACCTTTGACTGGCAGCGACAGCGAAGCATCAACTGGCAGAA gtaaaaaattcctgaaacgtGTCGTGATGCCTTTCTTAATCGGTCTCAAGTTCAAAGCTACCACCTTGATCCCTCTGGCTTTCGCTTTAATCGCTCTAAAAACGTGGAAAGCTTTCACTTTGGCTTTATTATCGATCGTGTTATCCGGTGCAATGGTCATCTTCAAGTTCTCCAAACCGAAAGTCAACTACGAAGTTATCCATTACCCGCAACCAGTTCCTGTATTTGATGCCCACCATCATCCTCACGAATACGCTCATGCTCATCATATTCACGAATACGCTCACGCTCACGGACGTCAACTAGATGCTCAAGAAATGGCGTATAACGGACAATTATaa